The following are encoded in a window of Pristis pectinata isolate sPriPec2 chromosome 1, sPriPec2.1.pri, whole genome shotgun sequence genomic DNA:
- the asb2a.1 gene encoding ankyrin repeat and SOCS box protein 2: MATRVTTTRDSGRTFGQEEYSLYSSLSEDELIQMAVEQSLTVSPSSSGQPPSSTVQTHPRARAQAQVNRPAVQTSGAQPCPKNRSPLTSAAPTANPPRTAYYRRYDGRLFPVSKPAAEPDPVTIAISNGDEEALKKMIQMGKKLSVPNPDGWIPLHEAVFYNKPGCVKLLLSAYPGTVDCRTLAEETALYLATARGYLECMLCLLEAGAECDITNKTKETALYKACENKNAEVVKLLVKFNADVNHRCNRGWTALHEAVVRNDLDIIEALITAGAKIEATNAYGVTPLFVAAQSGQMEAVRFLIKCGANVNTQASDNASALYEASKNEHTDIVEFLLSQNADANKGNKDGWLPLHIAAAKGNMDLVQMLLPVTSKVRVRRCGISPLHLAAQHNHVDVMVELMEAGYNINALLSPERSRLFEDKRTSVLYFAVYNNNIEATEILLKAGANPNVDLINPLLIAIRHGSIRIIQKLMDYGANINAYIPTHPTSFPATIMFSMKYLSLLKLVMDYGGDGESCFKCEYGNRQHPEQEQRRPDREPERKHPKVVQFCEIISTDGIYRWAGPIIDVILDYVGNVTLCSKLKEHLDSYEDWSTIKAKSEPPRPLVHLCRIKIRKLLGRERLKLIEVLPLPGRLRNYLEYNCTNEFA; this comes from the exons ATGGCGACACGGGTCACTACCACCCGCGATTCGGGGCGCACCTTTGGCCAAGAGGAGTACAGTTTGTACAGCAGCCTGAGTGAGGATGAGCTCATTCAGATGGCGGTCGAGCAAAGCCTCACTGTGTCGCCTTCTTCCTCCGGTCAGCCTCCTAGTTCGACAGTGCAGACCCACCCCAGAGCCCGAGCCCAGGCTCAGGTGAATCGTCCAGCGGTTCAGACTTCTGGAGCCCAGCCATGTCCCAAGAACAG GTCGCCTCTGACCAGCGCTGCTCCCACAGCGAACCCTCCGAGAACAGCTTACTACAGGAGATACGACGGCAGACTCTTCCCTGTCTCCAAGCCGGCAGC GGAGCCTGACCCTGTCACCATTGCGATAAGTAATGGTGATGAAGAAGCCTTGAAAAAAATGATACAAATGGGGAAGAAACTTTCTGTGCCAAATCCAGATGGTTGGATCCCTCTGCACGAAGCTGTCTTTTACAACAAGCCAGGCTGTGTGAAATTGCTACTGTCAG CTTATCCTGGAACTGTGGATTGTCGGACACTGGCAGAGGAAACTGCCTTGTATTTAGCAACAGCCAGAGGATACCTGGAGTGTATGCTTTGTCTTCTGGAAGCAGGAGCAGAATGTGACATCACTAATAAGACCAAAGAAACTGCACTCTACAAAG CCTGTGAAAATAAAAATGCGGAAGTTGTGAAGCTTCTAGTAAAATTCAATGCTGACGTTAATCACCGCTGCAACCGTGGATGGACTGCTCTTCACGAGGCCGTTGTACGAAATGATCTGGACATCATTGAAGCTCTTATCACTGCTGGTGCCAAGATTGAGGCAACAAATGCTTATGGCGTCACTCCATTATTTGTTGCAGCTCAGAGTGGACAAATGGAAGCTGTGCGTTTTCTCATCAAGTGTG GTGCTAATGTCAACACCCAAGCCAGTGATAATGCCTCAGCGTTGTATGAAGCCAGCAAAAATGAGCATACCGACATTGTGGAATTTCTCCTTTCACAAAACGCCGATGCAAACAAGGGAAACAAGGATGGCTGGCTGCCCCTTCACATTGCAGCTGCAAAAGGCAACATGGA CCTAGTTCAAATGTTGCTTCCAGTTACCAGTAAGGTTCGGGTGAGACGCTGTGGAATTAGCCCTCTTCACCTTGCTGCACAACACAACCATGTGGATGTTATGGTAGAGCTAATGGAAGCTGGCTACAATATCAATGCCCTCTTATCACCTGAAAGATCCCGACTTTTTGAAGACAAACGTACTTCTGTTTTGTACTTTGCTGTTTACAACAACAATATTGAGGCTACGGAAATTTTGCTGAAGGCTGGAGCAAATCCTAATGTGGATCTGATAAACCCCCTCCTCATCGCTATCCGACATGGCTCCATCAGAATTATCCAGAAACTCATGGACTACGGAGCTAACATTAATGCCTATATTCCGACACACCCCACTTCCTTCCCAGCAACAATCATGTTTTCTATGAAGTACCTCAGTTTGCTAAAGTTAGTTATGGATTATGGTGGTGATGGAGAATCTTGCTTTAAGTGTGAATATGGCAACCGTCAACATCCAGAACAAGAGCAGAGAAGACCTGACAGAGAACCGGAGCGTAAACATCCAAAAGTTGTACAA TTTTGTGAGATTATATCCACAGATGGAATCTACAGATGGGCTGGGCCAATCATTGATGTGATACTTGACTACGTTGGTAATGTGACTCTCTGCAGCAAGTTGAAGGAACATCTGGACAGCTATGAAGATTGGTCAACTATCAAAGCTAAATCAG